A genomic stretch from Carassius auratus strain Wakin chromosome 37, ASM336829v1, whole genome shotgun sequence includes:
- the LOC113056529 gene encoding hepatic leukemia factor-like: MSRQLTMNPAFLPSQTNGVLKALLEKPLKLPLRQDEGFVKEREKVKKLEEEGNAPQSAFLGPTLWDKTLSYDGDNFQLEYMDLEEFLSENGIPSSPAQHDQSLHHQQQQQQQASMPLGPISVMDLSSRAVTSINTGMVPQNCLHSPGRPVLPPSRNTPSPVDPEAIQIPVSYEPDPADLALSSVPGQEVFDPRKRKFSEEELKPQPMIKKARKIYIPDDMKNEKYWARRRKNNMAAKRSRDARRLKENQIAIRAGFLEKENAALRLEVADLRRELGRCKNVLTKYEAQHDPL; the protein is encoded by the exons ATGTCCAGACAGCTCACAATGAATCCAGCTTTCCTACCTTCGCAAACTAACGGTGTTTTGAAGGCGCTCCTGGAAAAACCTCTGAAACTACCTTTACGCCAAGATGAAG GCTTTGTTAAGGAGAGAGAGAAGGTGAAAAAGCTGGAGGAAGAAGGAAATGCTCCTCAGTCAGCTTTCTTAGGGCCAACGCTCTGGGATAAAACATTGTCTTATGATGGAGACAACTTTCAGTTGGAGTATATGGACCTTGAGGAGTTTCTCTCTGAAAATGGCATCCCCTCCAGTCCCGCACAACATGACCAAAGCCTCCatcaccagcagcagcagcagcagcaggcttCAATGCCTCTGGGTCCCATCTCAGTCATGGACCTCAGCAGCCGGGCTGTGACCTCCATAAATACAGGCATGGTTCCTCAGAACTGCCTCCACAGCCCGGGCAGACCAG TTTTGCCTCCTTCACGTAACACACCAAGTCCAGTAGACCCAGAGGCTATTCAGATACCAGTGAGCTACGAGCCCGATCCAGCAGACCTCGCTCTGTCCAGCGTGCCGGGCCAGGAGGTTTTCGATCCACGTAAACGCAAGTTCTCTGAAGAGGAGCTGAAACCTCAGCCTATGATCAAGAAAGCACGCAAAATCTACATTCCTGATGATATGAAG AATGAAAAATACTGGGCACGACGCAGAAAGAACAACATGGCTGCCAAGAGGTCACGGGACGCTCGACGCCTAAAGGAGAATCAGATTGCCATCCGGGCTGGTTTTCTGGAGAAAGAGAATGCGGCTCTCCGACTGGAAGTTGCCGACCTACGGAGAGAGCTGGGACGGTGTAAAAATGTCTTAACAAAGTATGAAGCTCAACACGACCCCCTGTGA